The following are encoded in a window of Paraburkholderia sp. HP33-1 genomic DNA:
- a CDS encoding sigma-54 interaction domain-containing protein → MASTDLDSPAVSAGDNASPRTKQRVADGVAGLKSYGLLYGSSPVMLDLYEQIERVADTDATALIIGESGTGKELIARTIHERSARKDGAFVAVNCGAIPDELIEAELFGHEKGSFTGAVQGRIGYFEHANGGTLFLDEITEMAPVRQVKLLRALETGTFYRVGGNELISGNVRVIAATNRDPAVAVKENGLREDLMYRLAVFPLRAPPLRERENDRELLAQHFLAQLNQQEATNKSFSKRSIETLRSWSWPGNVRELKNAVYRAFILAEKTVELPHPHLTSRVKKAVTQGDAMSVWIGTPLADAQKQIILGTLKYCGGDKRRAAKALGVSLKTLYNRLSAYGDESGDDEAEQ, encoded by the coding sequence ATGGCGTCAACCGATCTGGACTCGCCCGCCGTGTCCGCCGGTGACAACGCTTCGCCACGAACGAAGCAGCGCGTCGCGGACGGCGTCGCGGGACTGAAATCGTATGGATTGCTGTACGGCTCGTCGCCGGTGATGCTCGATTTGTACGAGCAGATCGAACGCGTCGCCGATACGGACGCGACCGCGCTGATCATCGGCGAATCGGGCACCGGCAAGGAGCTGATCGCCCGCACCATCCACGAGCGCAGCGCTCGCAAGGACGGCGCGTTCGTCGCCGTGAACTGCGGCGCGATTCCCGACGAGCTGATCGAAGCCGAACTGTTCGGCCACGAAAAAGGCAGCTTCACCGGCGCGGTCCAGGGCCGCATCGGCTACTTCGAACACGCGAACGGCGGCACGCTGTTTCTCGACGAAATCACCGAAATGGCGCCGGTGCGCCAGGTCAAGCTGCTGCGCGCGCTCGAGACCGGCACGTTCTATCGCGTCGGCGGCAACGAGCTGATCAGCGGTAACGTGCGCGTGATCGCTGCCACGAATCGCGATCCCGCGGTGGCCGTGAAGGAAAACGGCCTGCGCGAGGATCTGATGTACCGGCTCGCAGTGTTTCCGCTGCGCGCGCCGCCGCTGCGCGAGCGCGAAAACGATCGCGAACTGCTCGCGCAACACTTCCTCGCGCAATTGAATCAGCAGGAAGCCACGAACAAGAGCTTCAGCAAACGCTCGATCGAAACACTGCGTTCATGGTCGTGGCCGGGCAACGTGCGCGAGCTCAAAAACGCCGTGTATCGTGCGTTCATCCTCGCTGAGAAGACCGTTGAATTGCCGCATCCACATCTCACGTCGCGGGTCAAGAAGGCGGTCACGCAAGGCGATGCGATGAGCGTGTGGATCGGCACGCCGCTCGCCGATGCGCAGAAGCAGATCATTCTCGGCACGCTCAAGTACTGCGGCGGCGACAAGCGGCGCGCGGCGAAAGCCCTCGGCGTGAGCCTCAAAACGTTGTACAACCGGTTGAGCGCATACGGCGACGAAAGCGGGGATGACGAAGCCGAGCAATAG
- the otsA gene encoding alpha,alpha-trehalose-phosphate synthase (UDP-forming) yields the protein MSRLIVVSNRVAPIQEARPAAGGLAIGVLDALKETGGVWFGWSGETVSEPSAPVIEKQGNVTYATVGLTKRDYDEYYRGFSNATLWPTFHYRNDLSRYDRGEYAGYQRVNATLARQLKELLKPSDIIWVHDYHLLPFARCLRELGVMNPIGFFLHIPFPVPEVLRTIPPHEELVKAMCSYDVIGFQTEADRQSFVDYVERGQHGTSSEDGMVHAYNRFLKVGAYPIGIYPDAIAKTAEQFIDRKAVRSLRDGMRGRKLIMSVDRLDYSKGLVERFQAFERLLQNAPGWHGRVSLVQIAPPTRADVQTYQRIRQTLEGEAGRINGRFAQLDWTPIQYLNRKYDRNLLMALFRQSQVGYVTPLRDGMNLVAKEYVASQDPADPGVLVLSQFAGAAEQLPGALVVNPFDLSQMAEALERALSMPLAERQARHADMMKPMRENNLSVWRDTFLDDLRHVATASSVTAKAVKLADVTASS from the coding sequence ATGAGCAGATTGATCGTGGTATCGAATCGTGTCGCACCGATTCAGGAGGCGCGTCCGGCAGCAGGCGGGCTCGCGATCGGCGTACTGGACGCACTGAAGGAGACTGGTGGCGTCTGGTTCGGCTGGAGCGGTGAAACGGTCAGCGAGCCATCCGCGCCCGTGATCGAGAAGCAGGGCAACGTCACCTACGCGACGGTGGGCCTCACCAAGCGCGACTACGACGAGTACTACCGCGGCTTTTCGAACGCGACGTTGTGGCCGACCTTCCACTATCGCAACGACCTGTCCCGCTACGACCGCGGCGAATATGCCGGCTACCAGCGCGTCAACGCGACGCTGGCGAGGCAGCTCAAGGAACTGCTCAAGCCCAGCGACATCATCTGGGTGCACGACTACCATTTGCTGCCGTTCGCGCGTTGCCTGCGCGAGCTCGGTGTGATGAATCCGATTGGCTTTTTCCTGCACATTCCGTTTCCGGTGCCCGAAGTATTGCGCACGATTCCGCCGCACGAGGAACTCGTCAAGGCGATGTGCAGCTACGACGTGATCGGTTTTCAAACCGAGGCGGATCGTCAGTCGTTCGTCGACTATGTCGAGCGCGGTCAGCACGGCACATCAAGCGAAGACGGCATGGTGCACGCGTACAACCGCTTCCTGAAGGTCGGCGCGTACCCGATCGGCATCTATCCGGATGCGATCGCGAAGACCGCCGAGCAGTTCATCGACCGCAAGGCGGTGCGCAGCCTGCGCGACGGCATGCGCGGGCGCAAGCTGATCATGAGCGTCGACCGGCTCGATTATTCGAAGGGGCTGGTCGAGCGGTTCCAGGCGTTCGAGCGGCTGTTGCAGAACGCGCCCGGCTGGCATGGCCGCGTCTCGCTCGTGCAGATCGCACCGCCGACGCGCGCCGACGTGCAGACCTATCAGCGCATCCGCCAAACGCTGGAGGGCGAAGCGGGCCGGATCAACGGCCGTTTCGCGCAACTCGACTGGACGCCGATCCAGTATCTGAATCGCAAATACGACCGCAATCTGCTGATGGCGCTATTCCGCCAGTCGCAGGTCGGCTATGTGACGCCGCTGCGCGACGGCATGAACCTGGTGGCCAAGGAATACGTCGCGTCGCAGGACCCGGCCGATCCGGGCGTGCTCGTGCTGTCGCAATTCGCGGGCGCGGCCGAGCAGTTGCCGGGCGCGCTCGTCGTCAATCCGTTCGATCTGTCGCAGATGGCCGAAGCGCTCGAGCGCGCTCTCTCGATGCCGCTCGCCGAGCGTCAGGCGCGTCACGCCGACATGATGAAGCCGATGCGCGAGAACAATCTGTCGGTATGGCGCGATACGTTCCTTGACGATCTGCGCCACGTCGCGACCGCGTCTTCGGTGACGGCCAAAGCGGTAAAGCTCGCTGACGTGACGGCATCGTCCTGA
- a CDS encoding sigma-54-dependent transcriptional regulator, translating to MPHVLIVDDDAGTREALSAIIGQDGLTTATAGDLREARIQLVRQMPDVVFTDLKLPDGSGVDLFEDLDPRSGVEVIVITGHATVESAVSALKMGAADYLVKPINMQRVKAILSRLPRAGDLKAEIGTLRGELRRMGRFGLMLGNSPAIQEVYDQISRVAPTAASVMLVGESGTGKEVAAQTLHELSLRRKHAFLAVNCGAISPNLIESEMFGHERGSFTGADRQHKGYFERANGGTLFLDEITEMPIELQVKLLRVLETGMFMRVGTTKEIETDVRLIAATNRDPEQAVLEGKLRLDLYHRLNVFPISLPPLRERGKDVELLAQAFLDELNERHATKKHFPAAVKEMLLSYPWPGNVRELKNYVQRAHIMSSADSDSTATVPLQITLSKPAAGTAITIPFGTSLAQADRQLILATLEQCGGVKTRAAEILGISLKTLYNRLVEYGNDAREDGDPADESRALGGADA from the coding sequence ATGCCACATGTACTGATTGTCGATGACGACGCAGGTACCCGTGAGGCGCTTTCCGCCATCATCGGGCAAGACGGACTGACCACCGCCACCGCGGGCGATCTGCGCGAAGCGCGTATTCAACTGGTTCGGCAGATGCCGGACGTCGTGTTCACCGACCTGAAGCTGCCCGACGGCAGCGGGGTCGATCTGTTCGAGGATCTCGATCCGCGCTCCGGCGTGGAAGTGATCGTGATCACCGGTCACGCGACGGTCGAGTCGGCGGTCAGCGCGCTGAAAATGGGCGCGGCCGACTACCTCGTGAAACCGATCAACATGCAGCGCGTGAAGGCGATCCTGTCGCGCCTGCCGCGCGCTGGCGACCTGAAGGCCGAGATCGGCACGCTGCGCGGCGAATTGCGCCGCATGGGGCGTTTCGGTCTGATGCTCGGCAATTCGCCGGCGATCCAGGAGGTCTACGACCAGATCAGCCGCGTCGCGCCGACGGCGGCCTCGGTGATGCTGGTGGGCGAATCGGGCACCGGCAAGGAAGTCGCCGCGCAGACGCTGCACGAGCTGAGCCTGCGCCGCAAGCATGCGTTCCTCGCGGTCAATTGCGGCGCGATTTCGCCGAATCTGATCGAATCGGAAATGTTCGGACACGAACGCGGTTCGTTCACCGGCGCGGACCGGCAGCACAAGGGCTATTTCGAGCGCGCGAACGGCGGCACGCTGTTTCTCGACGAAATCACCGAGATGCCGATCGAGTTGCAGGTGAAGCTGCTGCGGGTACTCGAGACCGGCATGTTCATGCGGGTCGGCACGACGAAGGAGATCGAAACCGACGTGCGCCTGATCGCGGCCACCAATCGTGATCCGGAGCAGGCGGTGCTCGAAGGCAAGCTGCGGCTCGACCTTTACCACCGCCTGAACGTGTTTCCGATCAGCCTGCCGCCGTTGCGCGAGCGCGGCAAGGACGTCGAGCTGCTCGCGCAAGCGTTCCTCGATGAGCTCAACGAGCGCCACGCCACGAAAAAGCATTTCCCGGCCGCGGTGAAAGAGATGCTGCTGTCTTATCCGTGGCCGGGCAACGTGCGTGAGCTGAAGAACTATGTGCAGCGTGCGCACATCATGTCGAGCGCGGATTCGGATAGCACGGCTACGGTGCCGCTGCAGATCACGCTGTCGAAGCCCGCGGCGGGCACCGCGATCACGATCCCGTTCGGCACCTCGCTCGCGCAGGCCGACCGTCAACTGATCCTGGCGACGCTCGAGCAATGCGGCGGCGTGAAAACGCGCGCCGCGGAAATTCTCGGCATCAGCCTGAAGACGCTGTACAACCGGCTCGTCGAATACGGCAATGACGCGCGCGAAGACGGCGATCCCGCCGACGAATCGCGTGCGCTCGGCGGCGCGGACGCCTGA
- a CDS encoding ABC transporter ATP-binding protein, whose translation MQNPKAAMTAAPIQTPPKPPRLGEEILRVKDVCRGFNKTQGELLVLDDANLSLREGEIVGLLGRSGSGKSTLLRIIAGLIEPTDGEVTYMGKPLGGPAKGVAMVFQTFALFPWLTVLQNVEAGLEAQGVGASERRTRALAAIDLIGLDGFENAYPRELSGGMRQRVGFARALVVDPTLLLMDEPFSALDVLTAETLRTDLLDLWTQGRMPIKAVLIVTHNIEEAVFMCDRILVLSSNPGRVIAEIKVPFKHPRNRLDPAFRRLVDEIYAKMTARQTDEKTRKGLELGSWLPHVSTNLMAGLIETLAAAPYHGRADMPEIARSLHLEVDDLFPIAEVLQHLGFADVREGDIFLTPPARVFSEFGTQERKMMFAEHLLRHVPLAARIKKVLNERPGHRAPRVRFEQELEDFLSDSAAEETLDAVINWGRYGEIFSYNDQTEIFSLEDVEA comes from the coding sequence ATGCAAAATCCTAAAGCTGCTATGACCGCCGCGCCGATCCAGACGCCGCCGAAGCCCCCGCGCCTCGGCGAGGAAATCCTGCGCGTGAAGGACGTGTGCCGCGGCTTCAACAAGACGCAGGGCGAGCTGCTCGTCCTCGACGACGCGAACCTCTCGCTGCGCGAAGGCGAGATCGTCGGATTGCTCGGCCGTTCGGGCTCCGGCAAGTCGACGCTGTTGCGCATCATCGCCGGCCTGATCGAGCCGACCGACGGTGAAGTCACGTATATGGGCAAGCCGCTCGGAGGCCCTGCGAAGGGTGTCGCGATGGTGTTCCAGACCTTCGCGCTGTTCCCGTGGCTGACCGTGCTGCAGAACGTGGAGGCGGGTCTCGAGGCGCAAGGCGTCGGCGCGAGCGAGCGGCGCACGCGCGCGCTCGCGGCGATCGACCTGATCGGTCTCGACGGCTTCGAAAACGCGTATCCGCGCGAGCTGTCGGGCGGCATGCGTCAGCGCGTCGGCTTTGCGCGCGCGCTCGTCGTCGATCCGACGCTGCTGTTGATGGACGAGCCGTTCTCCGCGCTCGACGTGCTGACCGCCGAAACGCTGCGTACCGACCTGCTCGATCTGTGGACGCAGGGCCGCATGCCGATCAAGGCGGTGCTGATCGTCACGCACAACATCGAGGAAGCGGTGTTCATGTGCGATCGCATTCTGGTGCTGTCGTCGAACCCGGGCCGCGTGATCGCCGAGATCAAGGTGCCGTTCAAGCATCCGCGCAACCGTCTGGACCCGGCGTTCCGCCGTCTCGTCGACGAGATCTACGCGAAGATGACCGCGCGTCAGACCGACGAAAAGACCAGGAAGGGGCTCGAACTGGGTAGCTGGCTGCCGCACGTGTCGACCAACCTGATGGCCGGTCTGATCGAAACGCTCGCCGCCGCGCCGTATCACGGCCGCGCGGACATGCCGGAAATCGCGCGCTCGCTGCATCTGGAGGTCGACGATCTGTTCCCGATCGCCGAAGTGCTGCAGCACCTCGGTTTCGCCGACGTGCGCGAGGGCGACATTTTCCTGACGCCGCCGGCGCGCGTGTTCTCCGAGTTCGGTACGCAGGAACGGAAGATGATGTTCGCCGAGCATCTGCTGCGGCACGTGCCGCTCGCGGCGCGGATCAAGAAGGTGTTGAACGAGCGGCCCGGACATCGCGCGCCGCGCGTGCGCTTCGAGCAGGAACTCGAAGACTTCCTGTCGGACAGCGCGGCAGAAGAGACGCTCGACGCGGTCATCAACTGGGGCCGTTACGGCGAAATCTTTTCGTATAACGACCAGACCGAGATCTTCAGTCTGGAAGACGTCGAGGCCTGA
- a CDS encoding ABC transporter permease, whose translation MDFSFDLKRTANASAWRVLPNRWDFVAFPLIICLIAMASIGFHETLAPMSTLKTQAISLDPANLPEYAMRTTLRMLAAMVASLVFTLVYGTLAAKSRRAGLVLVPILDILQSVPVLGYISFTVTFFLALFPGRVLGAELAAIFAIFTSQAWNMTFSFYQSLRTVPRDLDEVSRGFHLTSWQRFWKLEVPFSMPGLIWNMMMSMSGGWFFVVASEAITVGNNTITLPGIGAYLAQAISDQNLHAIGWVILAMTVVILAYDQLLFRPLVAWADKFRMETTSSGNAPESWLLDLIRRTRLIHRLLVPLGWMFARAARVRFQLPAFSAPRFHIPQSEKSSKLGDIIWAAIVLLATVYVVYRVFLYVRTGVTLDEVGHVFVLGLITLLRVVLLIAIASVVWVPIGVLIGLRPALAEKVQPLAQFLAAFPANLLFPVFVIVIVRFHLNPDIWLSPLIVLGTQWYILFNVIAGASSYPNDYREAATNFHIRGWQWWRQVMLPGIFPYYVTGAITASGGAWNASIVSEFVQWGDTKVAAHGLGAYIAQTTAAGDFPKIIVGIAVMSLFVTLFNRLLWRPMYAYAEGKLRLD comes from the coding sequence ATGGATTTCAGCTTCGACCTGAAGCGCACCGCCAATGCATCCGCATGGCGCGTACTGCCCAATCGCTGGGACTTCGTCGCGTTCCCGCTGATCATCTGTCTGATCGCGATGGCGTCGATCGGCTTTCACGAGACGCTTGCGCCGATGTCGACGCTAAAGACGCAGGCGATCTCGCTCGATCCGGCCAACCTGCCCGAGTACGCGATGCGCACCACGCTGCGCATGCTCGCGGCGATGGTCGCATCGCTCGTCTTCACGCTCGTGTACGGCACGCTCGCCGCCAAGAGCCGCCGCGCCGGTCTCGTGCTGGTGCCGATTCTCGACATCCTGCAGTCGGTGCCGGTGCTCGGCTATATCTCGTTTACGGTCACGTTCTTCCTCGCGTTGTTCCCAGGCCGGGTGCTCGGCGCCGAGCTCGCCGCGATTTTCGCGATCTTCACGAGCCAGGCGTGGAACATGACGTTCAGCTTCTATCAGTCGCTACGCACGGTGCCGCGCGATCTCGATGAAGTGTCGCGCGGCTTTCATCTGACCTCATGGCAGCGTTTCTGGAAGCTCGAAGTACCGTTCTCGATGCCGGGCCTGATCTGGAACATGATGATGTCGATGTCGGGCGGCTGGTTCTTCGTCGTGGCTTCCGAAGCGATTACGGTCGGCAACAACACGATTACGCTACCGGGTATCGGCGCTTATCTGGCGCAGGCGATCAGCGACCAGAACCTGCATGCGATCGGCTGGGTGATCCTTGCGATGACGGTCGTGATTCTGGCCTACGACCAGTTGCTGTTCCGTCCGCTCGTCGCGTGGGCCGACAAGTTCCGCATGGAGACCACGAGTTCGGGCAACGCGCCGGAATCATGGCTGCTCGACCTGATCCGCCGCACGCGGCTGATTCACCGGCTGCTCGTGCCGCTCGGCTGGATGTTCGCGCGTGCGGCTCGCGTGCGCTTTCAGCTGCCTGCGTTCAGCGCGCCGCGCTTTCACATTCCGCAGAGCGAGAAGAGCTCGAAGCTCGGCGACATCATCTGGGCGGCGATCGTGCTGCTCGCCACGGTGTACGTGGTGTACCGCGTGTTCCTGTATGTGCGCACCGGCGTGACGCTCGACGAGGTCGGTCACGTGTTCGTGCTCGGCCTGATCACACTGCTGCGCGTGGTGCTGCTGATCGCGATCGCTTCCGTGGTCTGGGTGCCGATCGGCGTGCTGATCGGCCTGCGGCCGGCGCTCGCGGAAAAGGTCCAGCCGCTCGCGCAGTTCCTCGCCGCGTTCCCCGCGAACCTGCTGTTCCCGGTGTTCGTGATCGTGATCGTGCGCTTTCACCTGAACCCGGACATCTGGCTGTCGCCGCTGATCGTGCTCGGCACGCAGTGGTATATCCTGTTCAACGTGATCGCCGGCGCAAGCTCGTATCCGAATGACTACCGCGAGGCGGCCACCAATTTCCACATTCGCGGCTGGCAGTGGTGGCGTCAGGTGATGTTGCCGGGCATCTTCCCGTACTACGTGACCGGCGCAATAACCGCATCGGGCGGTGCGTGGAACGCGAGCATCGTGTCCGAGTTCGTGCAGTGGGGCGATACCAAAGTCGCCGCGCACGGTCTAGGCGCCTATATCGCGCAGACCACTGCCGCGGGGGATTTTCCGAAGATCATCGTGGGCATCGCCGTGATGTCCCTGTTCGTGACCCTGTTCAACCGTCTGCTGTGGCGTCCGATGTACGCCTATGCCGAAGGCAAGCTCCGCCTAGATTGA
- a CDS encoding DUF883 family protein, producing the protein MTDTTQQLALGGQKIVEDLRVLLRDSEEMLRLAANVPGEGVDALRARLGTHVETLQSALGDAQRNVHRRYREVTVGTERYVRHNPWRSLAFAAASGFLLGVLVAR; encoded by the coding sequence ATGACTGACACCACGCAACAACTTGCACTCGGCGGACAGAAAATCGTCGAGGATCTCCGGGTGCTGCTGAGGGACTCGGAGGAAATGCTGCGGCTCGCCGCCAACGTGCCGGGCGAAGGCGTCGATGCCTTGCGCGCCCGGCTCGGTACCCATGTGGAAACGCTGCAATCGGCGCTCGGCGACGCGCAGCGCAACGTGCATCGCCGGTATCGCGAGGTGACGGTCGGCACCGAGCGCTACGTGCGCCATAACCCCTGGCGTTCGCTTGCGTTCGCGGCGGCCAGCGGTTTTCTGCTCGGCGTGCTGGTCGCGCGTTAA